A section of the Naumovozyma dairenensis CBS 421 chromosome 5, complete genome genome encodes:
- the OAZ1 gene encoding Oaz1p (similar to Saccharomyces cerevisiae OAZ1 (YPL052W); ancestral locus Anc_8.504), whose amino-acid sequence MNQSTKKQNLLQKKQDSIFKTLGGQNNLNEKLSNPSISAISLSFPIKNLIKRKQKNHTLNTPTSTSINPNIYTYSLTPNGYKDWSADISRENSDPSNTEADTDKLIELYWDIILLTESQFLYDISHLKKFQNHLVNLMNSKLNQSYKKNTIQDTNNNQGSIWRCLNDNYMIVYLPLIFNDLLWCKFNSVYLNIIIPDFPTSSTINTKDWLLSLLELTSSLDLQYLRLFLRRNTNGNTNLITTLLRNLNWIGGKIIPNENRNNLSFDNDELTMSDKSSFNELMRGDENFIILEFEC is encoded by the exons ATGAATCaatcaacaaaaaaacaaaatttacTACAAAAGAAACAGGACTCAATATTTAAGACTTTAGGTGGTCAAAATAACTTGAATGAAAAGTTATCTAACCCATCAATATCAGCAATATCATTAAGTTTCCCCATCAAGAATCTAATTAaacgaaaacaaaaaaaccaTACTCTTAATACCCCTACATCTACATCCAttaatccaaatatttacaCTTATTCTTTGACGCCGAATGGCTACAAAGATTGGAGTGCG GACATCTCTAGAGAGAACTCCGATCCTTCTAATACAGAAGCCGACACTGATAAATTGATCGAATTATATTGGGATATCATCTTATTGACTGAAtctcaatttctttatgaCATTTCtcatttaaagaaatttcaaaatcatttaGTCAACTTAATGAATTCCAAACTCAATCAAtcatacaaaaaaaatacaattcAAGATACCAATAACAATCAAGGATCCATATGGAGATGTCTAAATGATAATTACATGATTGTCTATCTACCtttaatattcaatgatttattatggTGTAAATTCAATTCTGTATATTTGAACATTATTATACCTGATTTCCCCACATCCTCTACAATAAATACCAAAGATTGGTTATTAAGCTTACTGGAATTGACAAGTTCATTGGATTTACAATATTTACGCTTGTTCTTAAGAAGAAACACAAATGGTAATACGAATTTGATAACTACATTATTGCGAAATTTGAATTGGATTGGTGGGAAAATCATACCAAATGAgaatagaaataatttatcattcGATAACGATGAATTGACAATGTCTGATAAGTCAtcttttaatgaattaatgaGAGgtgatgaaaattttataatattggAATTCGAATGTTAA
- the ARL3 gene encoding Arf family GTPase ARL3 (similar to Saccharomyces cerevisiae ARL3 (YPL051W); ancestral locus Anc_8.502) — protein MFHLAQGLYNNWTRKEQYSILILGLDNAGKTTFLETCKKEYNMTSKDLNKITPTVGQNVATIPVDNNKRLLKFWDVGGQETLRAMWSEYYSQCHGIIFVVDSCNSLRLDECSETLRSIVMDEDIESVPILMLANKQDKPERMEVQDIKEIFNKIAEHLSARDSRVLPVSALTGEGVKDAIDWMVIRVQRNKKIDLQFIDDTKDDHKMCYIINIIKDSITDRSIS, from the coding sequence ATGTTCCATTTGGCTCAAGGTTTGTATAATAATTGGACAAGGAAGGAACAATACTCAATTCTGATATTAGGTTTAGACAATGCAGGTAAGACAACGTTTCTAGAGACCTGTAAAAAGGAATATAATATGACTTCgaaagatttaaataaaattacaCCCACGGTAGGGCAAAATGTTGCTACAATCCCCgtggataataataaacggttattaaaattttggGATGTTGGTGGTCAAGAAACTTTAAGAGCCATGTGGTCGGAATATTATTCTCAATGTCATGGGAttatatttgttgttgatagTTGTAATAGTTTGAGATTGGATGAATGTAGTGAGACTTTAAGATCCATTGTAATGGATGAAGATATCGAAAGTGTTCCAATATTGATGTTGGCAAATAAACAAGATAAACCTGAACGAATGGAAGTTCaagatattaaagaaatatttaacAAAATTGCAGAACATTTGAGTGCAAGGGATAGTAGAGTATTACCTGTAAGTGCACTTACTGGAGAAGGTGTAAAAGATGCCATAGATTGGATGGTTATAAGGGTTCAaaggaataaaaaaatagacCTCCAGTTTATCGATGATACGAAAGATGACCACAAAATGtgttatattataaatataataaaagataGTATTACGGATCGTTCTATATCATAG
- the MNN9 gene encoding mannosyltransferase complex subunit MNN9 (similar to Saccharomyces cerevisiae MNN9 (YPL050C); ancestral locus Anc_8.500): protein MKASARLSYKLRKNLVLAILLPFTIIITIYLTFFHNRGGSSSFTLNITKNRWTRETQASSSYLPFTSKFRIPKYSYKKVQNWMFNEHIDEIISEGHIAEFDLNKLHSTKDASINKEKVLILTPLQKFHQEYWENILQLSYPRELIELGFIVPRTQTGDLALQSLEKAVEKTQTDKKNQRFAKVTILRQDSESFNKLAEKERHALNVQKERRSSMALARNELLFSTIGPHTSWVLWLDADIVETPSTLIQDMTAHDKSVLAANVFQRYYDDEKKASATRPYDFNNWQESEIGLELASKMNDDEIIVEGYSEIATYRPLMAYFHDTTKPVSEEMILDGVGGGCTLVKAEVHRDGAMFPSFPFYHLIETEGFAKMAKRLGYEIFGLPNYLVYHIEETNI, encoded by the coding sequence atGAAGGCTTCAGCGCGTCTTTCTTACAAACTAAGAAAGAATTTGGTGCTTGCCATTCTTTTGCCTTTCACAATCATCATAACGATATATCTTACATTCTTCCATAACCGAGGTGGATCCTCATCCTTTACATTAAACATTACGAAAAACAGATGGACACGTGAAACTCaagcatcatcatcttaCCTCCCCTTCACTTCGAAATTCagaattccaaaatattcttACAAGAAAGTTCAAAATTGGATGTTCAATGAACATATCGATGAAATCATCTCAGAGGGTCACATTGCAGAATTcgatttaaataaattacatTCCACCAAAGATGCCTCAATAAACAAAGAGAaagttttgattttgacaccattacaaaaatttcatcaagAATATTGGGAAAATATCTTACAATTGTCATACCCTCgtgaattaattgaattggGATTCATTGTACCACGTACTCAGACAGGTGATTTGGCATTACAATCATTAGAGAAGGCCGTGGAGAAGACTCAAACTGATAAGAAGAATCAAAGGTTTGCCAAAGTCACGATATTAAGACAAGATTCTGAAAGTTTTAATAAGTTGGCTGAGAAGGAAAGACATGCATTGAATGTACAAAAGGAAAGACGTTCCTCCATGGCATTAGCTAGAAATGAGTTGTTATTTTCTACTATTGGACCTCATACTTCTTGGGTATTATGGTTAGATGCTGATATTGTTGAGACTCCTTCCACTTTGATTCAAGATATGACTGCTCATGACAAATCTGTTTTGGCAGCGAATGTTTTCCAAAGgtattatgatgatgagaaGAAGGCTAGTGCAACTAGACCATatgattttaataattggCAAGAGAGTGAAATTGGATTAGAACTAGCGTCCAAGatgaatgatgatgaaattattgTTGAAGGTTATTCCGAAATTGCAACATATCGTCCATTAATGGCATATTTCCACGACACCACTAAGCCTGTCAGTGAAGAAATGATCTTGGATGGTGTAGGAGGTGGTTGTACTTTGGTTAAAGCGGAAGTTCATAGAGATGGTGCCATGTTCCCAAGTTTCCCATTTTATCATCTTATTGAAACAGAAGGTTTCGCTAAAATGGCCAAAAGATTAGGctatgaaatatttggattacCAAATTATTTAGTGTATCATATTGAAGAAACGAATATATAG